Proteins found in one Siniperca chuatsi isolate FFG_IHB_CAS linkage group LG22, ASM2008510v1, whole genome shotgun sequence genomic segment:
- the neurl4 gene encoding neuralized-like protein 4 isoform X1: MAAELHPRSGKLIGLSNSNRTARRNQPVQEFNHGLVLSKEPLRDRDVFTVRIDKKVNSWSGSIEIGVTALDPAGLDFPSSATGLKGGSWIVSGCSVLRDGRSVLEEYGRDLDQLAEGDRVGIQRSSRGELHLWVNGQDCGAAASGLPPKLWAVVDLYGKCTQVTVVSCEPPPPSAEKETIERDEEEDNEEEEEMVVCGGQGEVGITALMNVAAMNGMMNGDEVPELSCSHSRPDKFPNNLEPDTVLTEHQLFDVFNNAIVSFYRSEDEGGGEDGGGGGGAGCSGGNAGTDSSSRNDRGSSTGSSGGGAVNSDSGIGTTGGGGGGAGGAGESGNTNNSPAGNGGVGLGVVTGGMTTNDALLFHEKCGTLIKLSNNNKTAERRRPLDEFNNGVVMTNRPLRHNEMFEIRIDKLVDKWSGSIEIGVTTHNPNNLDYPATMTNLRSGTIMMSGCGILTNGKGTRREYCEFSLDELQEGDHIGLMRKASGALHFYINGIDQGVAAAQTPGVVYGVVDLYGMAVKVTIVHNHNHSDRLRRNNAIMRALSPDVGRPRPSLSLTPDSEGPDRLLFHSNCGQKAAIISDGRTALRPHATDDFNHGVVLSSRPLRSNEVFQVRIDKMVDKWAGSIEIGVTTHNPAYLQLPSTMTNLRSGTWMMTGNGVMHNGTTILDEYGHNLDRLKAGDTVGVVRKEDGSLHFFVNGVAQGPAAWNVPPSVYAVVDLYGQAAQATIMDDMVDLPPLPEDSSEGPTAMSPGSPCSIGGASTTNDLRFHQLHGTNAVITNGGRTALRQNCRSEFNDAIVISNRCLRDGELFEIVIQKMVDRWSGSIEAGVTAIRPDELEFPNTMTDIDYDTWMLSGTAIMQDGNTMRNNYGCDLDSLTTASRIGMMRSATGDLHYYINGVDQGVACSGLPPEVYAVIDLYGQCVQVSITSSSGPLDNSLCTSNITEKSFPIHSPVAGVAHRLHSKHGKNVVLLGDGCQAVRVGGYAHGIVFSAKELKADELFEVRIDEVDEQWCGSLHIGLTTLAPLELPSCPLSGLSPSLPQLRTKVTWLLCGSEVRRNGVLQRQNYCCSLDRLTVGNRVGVKRCSDDTMHIFIDGEDMGPAATAVAKNVYAVLDLYGRIMAVSIVSSSLMEDMESVKAPSLSSDSCSEGEEDSTPVREVEVEPCALAPTVMAFLENHGKNIQLSNQNLTAARVSSYNQGLLVTAQPLARQQLFQFQIDRLNPSWTSSLSLGVIGHSPDRLNFPSTACCLKRSAWLLQRDSVFHNSLKTCENYGPNLDTCPEGTVLGLLVDANSCLHLYVNGMDQGVAAQDIPSPCYPFIDLYGQCEQVTIVTNNVPAVGGESGETRCQGDMEKADMVDGIKESVCWTPPPEVNPNKSCEYQALCSRFKDLLTLPDGYFNEDAKYNLCYCESCHKLRGDEAYYKRGEPPRDYALPFGWCRFALRIKPHCEVSNALKKWHIAYHGTSVGALRRTLDHSQLLAATSSIFSVSPVKAEGPNGYSEPEENSAPGREVPRVRLSPTMRYSGMEIFAPKVQFQDPRSHRCHQAQVGFQVCVRPGSYKVGPQTLGHSEPLDPRFSNSEIEWITKEQGGTLLYGLLIRVE; this comes from the exons ATGGCGGCGGAGCTGCATCCGCGGAGCGGAAAGCTGATCGGCCTGTCCAACTCGAACCGAACCGCCCGGCGCAACCAGCCAGTCCAGGAGTTCAACCACGGCCTGGTGCTTAGTAAGGAGCCGCTGAGGGACCGGGATGTCTTCACCGTCCGTATTGACAAGAAG GTGAACTCGTGGAGCGGTTCCATTGAGATTGGCGTGACGGCGCTGGACCCCGCTGGGCTGGACTTCCCCAGCAGCGCCACAGGCCTTAAGGGCGGCTCCTGGATCGTGTCAGGCTGCTCGGTGCTACGCGACGGCCGCTCGGTCCTGGAGGAGTACGGCCGCGACCTCGACCAGCTAGCCGAAGGCGACCGGGTGGGCATTCAGCGGAGCTCCCGCGGGGAGCTCCACCTCTGGGTTAACGGGCAGGACTGCGGTGCAGCCGCAAGCGGCTTGCCGCCTAAGCTCTGGGCAGTGGTGGACCTGTACGGCAAGTGCACTCAAGTGACGGTGGTGAGCTGTGAGCCACCGCCGCCCTCCGCGGAGAAAGAGACAATAGAGCGGGACGAGGAGGAGGataatgaggaggaggaagagatggtGGTGTGCGGGGGTCAAGGGGAGGTGGGGATCACAGCACTGATGAATGTGGCAGCAATGAATGGAATGATGAATGGAGATGAAG TGCCTGAGCTTAGCTGCAGTCACAGCAGACCAGACAAGTTCCCCAACAACCTGGAGCCCGACACGG tTCTAACAGAGCACCAGCTCTTTGACGTGTTCAACAATGCAATAGTATCTTTTTATCGCTCTGAGGATGAGGGCGGAGGGGAagatggtggaggtggagggggagcaGGATGCAGCGGAGGAAATGCGGGAACTGACTCCTCTTCCAGAAATGACAGGGGGAGCAGCACTGGCAGCAGTGGAGGAGGTGCCGTCAACAGCGACAGCGGAATAGGGacaacaggaggaggtggaggaggagctggtggtgctggagaaAGCGGAAATACTAATAACAGTCCTGCTGGTAATGGAGGGGTCGGGCTGGGGGTTGTGACAGGTGGGATGACCACCAATGACGCGCTGCTGTTCCACGAGAAATGTGGCACACTGATCAAActgagcaacaacaacaaaacggCGGAGCGGAGGAGACCGCTGGACGAGTTCAACAACGGCGTGGTGATGACCAACCGGCCGCTCCGACACAACGAGATGTTTGAG ATCCGCATTGATAAGCTGGTGGACAAGTGGTCAGGCTCAATAGAGATAGGCGTGACTACACACAATCCCAACAACTTGGACTATCCTGCAACCATGACCAATCTGCgctcag GTACAATCATGATGAGTGGCTGTGGGATACTGACCAATGGGAAAGGAACCCGCAGGGAATATTGTGAATTCAGCCTTGATGAACTTCAG GAGGGAGATCACATAGGGTTGATGCGCAAAGCCAGTGGAGCGCTCCATTTCTACATCAATGGCATCGACCAAG GTGTTGCGGCAGCCCAGACCCCCGGCGTGGTCTACGGCGTGGTTGACCTCTACGGCATGGCCGTCAAAGTCACCATAGTccacaaccacaaccacagtGACCGCCTCAGACGCAACAACGCTATCATGAGGGCTTTATCCCCTGACGTCGGCCGGCCCAGGCCATCTCTTTCCCTCACTCCAGACTCGGAGGGGCCTGACCGGCTGCTCTTCCACTCCAACTGTGGCCAGAAGGCCGCCATCATCAGTGACGGCAGGACGGCGCTGCGCCCACA TGCGACTGATGACTTCAACCATGGCGTGGTCTTGAGCAGCCGGCCGCTGCGCTCCAATGAGGTGTTCCAGGTTCGCATCGACAAGATGGTGGACAAGTGGGCGGGTTCCATTGAAATTGGTGTCACAACGCACAACCCCGCATACCTGCAGCTGCCCTCCACCATGACCAACCTGCGCTCAg GGACGTGGATGATGACGGGGAATGGCGTAATGCACAACGGAACAACAATACTGGATGAGTACGGACACAACCTGGACCGGCTCAAg GCCGGTGACACAGTAGGTGTAGTGCGGAAAGAAGATGGCAGCCTCCACTTCTTTGTAAACGGTGTGGCTCAGGGCCCGGCAGCCTGGAATGTCCCTCCCAGTGTTTATGCCGTGGTCGACCTCTATGGCCAGGCTGCTCAGGCCACCATCATGGACGACAtgg tggacctccCCCCTCTCCCGGAGGACAGCTCAGAGGGCCCCACAGCCATGTCCCCCGGGAGCCCCTGCTCAATAGGAGGGGCCAGCACGACCAACGACCTGCGTTTCCACCAGCTACACGGCACCAACGCTGTCATCACTAATGGGGGGCGCACTGCCCTGCGTCAGAACTGCCGCAGCGAGTTCAACGACGCTATTGTCATTTCCAACAG GTGCCTTCGAGATGGAGAGCTGTTTGAAATCGTTATTCAGAAGATGGTGGACCGCTGGTCGGGTTCAATAGAAGCAG gagtGACGGCTATCAGGCCAGACGAGCTCGAGTTTCCCAACACTATGACTGATATCGACTATGACACTTGGATGCTCAG TGGAACTGCCATCATGCAGGATGGCAACACGATGCGCAACAACTACGGTTGTGATCTGGACTCTCTGACCACGGCCTCACGGATTGGCATGATGCGTTCAGCCACCGGCGACCTCCACTATTACATCAACGGCGTGGACCAAGGTGTCGCCTGCTCCGGTCTGCCACCAG aggtGTATGCTGTGATCGACTTGTATGGTCAGTGTGTTCAGGTGTCCATCACCAGCTCCTCAGGCCCGCTGGACAACAGCCTCTGTACCAGCAACATCACTGAGAAGAGCTTCCCCATCCACTCACCAG tagcaGGTGTGGCCCACCGGCTCCACAGTAAACATGGTAAGAATGTGGTGCTGCTCGGCGATGGCTGCCAGGCTGTCAGAGTTGGAGGTTACGCTCATGGCATCGTGTTCAGTGCGAAGGAACTCAAAGCAGACGAGCTGTTCGAG GTGAGGATTGATGAAGTGGATGAGCAGTGGTGCGGTTCGCTTCATATCGGTCTGACCACACTGGCACCTCTGGAGCTGCCGTCCTGCCCGCTGTCAggcctctccccctccctcccgcAGCTTCGCACCAAGGTCACCTGGCTGCTCTGCGGCTCTGAGGTCCGTCGCAACGGTGTTCTGCAGCGGCAGAACTACTGCTGTTCACTGGACCGGCTGACG GTTGGGAACCGTGTGGGTGTAAAGAGGTGCAGTGACGACACCATGCACATCTTCATCGATGGAGAAGATATGGGACCTGCAGCGACTGCAGTAGccaag AATGTGTACGCAGTTTTGGATCTGTATGGACGGATAATGGCGGTGTCCATTGTGAGCTCTTCGTTGATGGAGGACATGGAAAGCGTCAAGGCGCCCTCGCTCTCCTCAGACAGCTgcagtgaaggagaggaggacagcacCCCCGTCAGAGAG GTTGAGGTTGAACCGTGTGCGTTGGCGCCCACCGTCATGGCGTTCCTGGAAAACCACGGCAAAAACATCCAGCTGTCCAACCAGAACCTGACAGCAGCCAGAGTATCCAGCTACAACCAGGGCCTGCTGGTCACCGCCCAGCCGCTGGCTCGCCAGCAGCTGTTCCAG TTTCAGATCGACCGTCTCAACCCGTCATGGACGTCGTCGCTGTCGTTAGGGGTGATAGGTCACTCCCCCGACCGCCTCAACTTCCCCTCCACAGCGTGTTGTCTGAAACGCTCCGCCTGGCTGCTGCAGAGAGACTCTGTCTTCCACAACTCCCTAAAG ACTTGTGAGAACTATGGTCCTAATCTGGACACTTGTCCGGAGGGAACGGTGTTGGGTCTGCTGGTGGACGCCAACAGTTGTCTCCACCTCTACGTCAACGGCATGGACCAGGGTGTGGCGGCGCAGGACATTCCTTCGCCCTGCTACCCCTTCATCGACCTCTACGGCCAGTGTGAACAG GTTACGATAGTAACAAACAATGTGCCTGCTGTGGGAGGAGAGAGTGGTGAGACCCGTTGTCAGGGCGACATGGAAAAGGCGGACATGGTTGACG GAATCAAAGAGAGTGTGTGCTGGACGCCCCCTCCAGAGGTCAACCCCAACAAGTCCTGTGAGTACCAGGCGCTGTGCTCACGCTTCAAGGACCTGCTCACGTTACCAG ATGGCTATTTTAATGAAGACGCAAAGTACAACCTGTGCTACTGTGAGTCCTGCCACAAGCTTCGGGGTGATGAGGCTTATTACAAGAGAGGAGAGCCGCCCCGGGACTACGCCCTGCCCTTCGGATGGTGCCGTTTCGCCCTCAG GATCAAGCCCCACTGTGAGGTTTCTAATGCACTGAAGAAGTGGCACATCGCGTACCACGGCACCAGTGTAGGAGCCCTGCGACGCACGCTGGACCACAGCCAGCTTCTGGCTG CGACGTCGTCCATCTTCTCAGTGTCCCCGGTGAAGGCGGAGGGGCCTAATGGCTACAGCGAGCCAGAGGAGAACAGCGCCCCTGGCAGGGAGGTTCCCAGAGTGCGGCTCTCCCCCACTATGCGCTACTCCGGCATGGAGATCTTTGCCCCTAAAGTGCA ATTTCAGGACCCCCGTTCTCACCGCTGCCACCAGGCTCAGGTGGGAttccaggtgtgtgtgcgtcccGGCTCCTACAAGGTGGGACCCCAGACGCTTGGCCACAGCGAGCCCCTGGACCCTCGCTTCAGCAACTCAGAGATCGAGTGGATCACTAAGGAGCAGGGTGGCACGCTCCTCTACGGACTGCTCATCCGGGTCGAGTGA